The following are encoded together in the Streptococcus oralis genome:
- a CDS encoding ferredoxin — protein sequence MKVTLIPERCIACGLCQTYSELFDYHDNGIVRFYDDPVELQREIAETSDVLEAIKNCPTRALLKDPS from the coding sequence ATGAAAGTCACACTTATACCCGAACGGTGCATCGCCTGCGGGCTTTGCCAAACCTATTCTGAACTCTTTGATTACCATGATAATGGAATCGTTCGATTTTACGATGATCCAGTTGAATTGCAAAGAGAAATCGCTGAGACCAGCGATGTTCTAGAGGCCATCAAAAATTGTCCTACAAGAGCACTTCTAAAAGATCCATCGTAG
- a CDS encoding dihydrofolate reductase codes for MTKKIIAIWAQDEKGVIGKENRLPWHLPAELQHFKETTLNHAILMGRVTFDGMGRRLLPKRQTLILTRNSEEVIDGALVFQDVESVLAWYQSQEKNLYIIGGKQIFQAFEPYLDEIIVTQIHAQVEGDTYFPEEFDLSHFETVASKSYTSDEKNDYDFTIEYRDRKEV; via the coding sequence ATGACAAAGAAAATCATAGCCATTTGGGCCCAAGATGAAAAAGGTGTGATTGGGAAGGAAAATCGTCTCCCTTGGCATTTGCCAGCAGAGTTGCAACATTTTAAGGAAACAACTTTAAATCATGCTATACTGATGGGGCGAGTGACCTTTGATGGCATGGGACGTCGTCTGCTTCCAAAACGGCAAACCCTGATTTTAACGCGCAATAGCGAAGAAGTCATAGATGGGGCGCTCGTATTTCAAGATGTGGAGTCTGTTTTAGCGTGGTATCAGAGTCAGGAAAAAAATCTCTATATCATTGGCGGAAAACAGATTTTTCAGGCTTTTGAGCCCTATTTAGATGAAATCATCGTGACACAGATTCATGCTCAGGTGGAGGGAGATACCTATTTTCCTGAGGAATTTGACTTATCTCATTTTGAGACAGTAGCAAGTAAATCTTACACCAGTGATGAGAAAAACGACTATGATTTTACTATCGAATACCGAGATAGAAAGGAAGTCTAA
- a CDS encoding SAG1386/EF1546 family surface-associated protein, giving the protein MEKEPWQEDIYENNEEETRSERRHRKQKGKGVVANRVLTVLASLFFVIVVAMVVVLIYLSTGGSNRTSSLKDFYDASSPSTSSSSKVEASSSSSSKVEETSSSESTPSESSSEEHTEGEGTLTVQPGEGEAALAQRAGISIAQLEALNPSHMSSGSWFANPGDVIKTR; this is encoded by the coding sequence ATGGAAAAAGAACCGTGGCAAGAAGATATTTACGAAAACAATGAGGAAGAAACAAGATCAGAGCGTCGACACCGGAAACAAAAAGGGAAAGGCGTAGTTGCCAATCGTGTCTTGACAGTTCTAGCTAGCCTCTTCTTTGTAATTGTTGTAGCGATGGTAGTTGTATTGATTTACCTATCAACCGGAGGAAGCAATCGTACTTCATCTTTGAAGGACTTCTATGATGCATCGTCTCCTTCTACAAGTTCAAGTTCTAAAGTGGAAGCATCATCATCTTCAAGTAGCAAGGTAGAGGAAACATCTTCTTCTGAATCAACACCTTCAGAGAGCAGTTCGGAAGAACATACAGAGGGTGAAGGAACACTTACAGTACAGCCGGGAGAGGGAGAAGCAGCTCTTGCTCAACGTGCAGGGATTTCCATTGCCCAGCTAGAGGCTCTAAATCCTTCTCATATGTCATCTGGATCTTGGTTTGCCAACCCAGGTGATGTGATTAAGACAAGATAG
- a CDS encoding NAD(P)/FAD-dependent oxidoreductase, producing MKKVAIIGAGIVGATAAYYLSKEADLEVTVFDHGQGQATKAAAGIISPWFSKRRNKAWYKMARLGADFYVDLLADLEKSGQEIDFYQRSGVFLLKKDESKLEELYELALQRREESPLIGQLAILDQASANELFPGLQGFDRLLYASGGARVDGQLLVNRLLEASQVKLVKEKVSLTPLASGYQIDEEVFDQVILATGAWLGDILEPLGYEVDVRPQKGQLRDYQLTKDMKSYPVVMPEGEWDLIPFAGEKLSLGATHENDMGYDLTVDETLLQQMEEAALPHYPALAEAKSSAERVGIRAYTSDFSPFFGQVPGLAGVYAASGLGSSGLTTGPIIGYHLAQLVQDKELTLAPENYPIANYVKRVKSE from the coding sequence ATGAAAAAAGTTGCCATTATTGGAGCAGGAATTGTGGGGGCAACAGCTGCCTACTACCTCTCTAAAGAAGCTGACCTAGAGGTGACCGTTTTTGACCATGGACAGGGGCAAGCAACCAAGGCTGCAGCAGGAATTATCAGTCCTTGGTTTTCCAAACGCCGTAATAAAGCCTGGTACAAGATGGCGCGCTTGGGGGCTGACTTTTATGTGGATTTGTTGGCTGATTTAGAAAAGTCAGGACAGGAGATCGACTTTTACCAGCGTTCGGGAGTTTTCCTCTTGAAAAAGGACGAATCCAAGCTAGAAGAACTTTATGAACTAGCCCTTCAACGTAGGGAAGAATCTCCCTTGATAGGTCAATTAGCCATTCTAGACCAAGCGTCTGCAAATGAATTATTCCCTGGCTTGCAGGGATTTGACCGCCTGCTCTATGCTTCTGGTGGAGCGAGAGTAGATGGCCAGCTCTTAGTGAATCGTTTGCTAGAAGCTAGTCAAGTCAAGCTGGTCAAAGAAAAAGTGAGTTTGACACCTTTAGCATCAGGTTACCAGATTGATGAAGAGGTGTTTGATCAGGTTATTCTAGCAACGGGAGCTTGGTTGGGAGACATTTTGGAACCTTTAGGATATGAGGTAGATGTTCGCCCCCAAAAGGGACAACTACGAGATTATCAACTTACCAAAGATATGAAATCTTACCCTGTGGTCATGCCAGAGGGGGAGTGGGATTTGATCCCTTTTGCAGGTGAGAAATTGTCCTTAGGCGCTACCCATGAAAATGATATGGGATATGACTTGACGGTAGATGAAACCTTGCTGCAACAAATGGAGGAGGCGGCCTTACCTCACTATCCAGCCTTGGCAGAAGCGAAATCATCAGCTGAGCGTGTGGGAATCCGTGCCTACACCAGTGATTTCTCCCCATTTTTTGGACAAGTGCCAGGCTTAGCAGGTGTCTATGCGGCTAGCGGTCTAGGTTCATCAGGTCTCACAACGGGTCCGATCATCGGGTATCATCTAGCTCAACTGGTCCAAGACAAGGAGTTGACCTTGGCCCCTGAAAATTATCCCATTGCAAACTATGTCAAACGAGTAAAAAGCGAATAA
- the galE gene encoding UDP-glucose 4-epimerase GalE produces the protein MQEKILVTGGAGFIGTHTVIELIQAGHQVVVVDNLVNSNRKSLEVVERITGVEIPFYEADIRDTDTLRDIFKQEEPTGVIHFAGLKAVGESTRIPLAYYDNNIAGTVSLLKAMEENNCKNIIFSSSATVYGDPHTVPILEDFPLSVTNPYGRTKLMLEEILTDIYKADSEWNVVLLRYFNPIGAHESGDLGENPNGIPNNLLPYVSQVAVGKLEQVQVFGDDYDTEDGTGVRDYIHVVDLAKGHVAALKKLQKGSGLNIYNLGTGKGYSVLEIIQNMEKAVGRPIPYRIVERRPGDIAACYSDPAKAKAELGWEAELDITQMCEDAWRWQSKHPNGFED, from the coding sequence ATGCAAGAAAAGATTTTGGTAACTGGTGGTGCTGGATTTATCGGAACCCATACGGTTATTGAGTTGATCCAAGCAGGTCATCAAGTCGTTGTGGTGGATAATCTTGTCAATAGCAATCGTAAAAGTTTAGAAGTTGTTGAGAGAATTACAGGAGTTGAGATCCCTTTCTATGAGGCAGATATCCGTGACACAGATACCCTCAGAGATATTTTCAAGCAGGAAGAACCGACTGGTGTGATTCACTTTGCTGGTTTGAAGGCTGTTGGCGAATCAACCCGTATCCCTCTTGCCTACTATGACAACAATATCGCTGGAACTGTCAGCCTTCTAAAAGCTATGGAAGAAAATAACTGTAAGAACATCATCTTCAGTTCTTCTGCGACAGTTTACGGAGATCCTCACACTGTTCCAATCTTAGAAGATTTCCCACTTTCAGTGACCAATCCATACGGTCGTACCAAGCTCATGTTAGAGGAAATTTTGACGGATATCTACAAGGCAGACTCAGAATGGAATGTGGTCTTGCTACGTTACTTTAACCCAATCGGAGCACATGAGAGCGGTGACTTGGGAGAAAATCCTAACGGAATTCCAAACAATCTCTTGCCTTATGTTTCACAAGTAGCAGTGGGCAAACTAGAACAAGTACAAGTGTTTGGAGATGATTACGATACAGAAGATGGAACCGGGGTTCGTGACTATATCCATGTTGTCGATTTAGCTAAAGGTCACGTTGCAGCTTTGAAAAAACTCCAAAAAGGTTCAGGTCTAAACATTTATAACCTTGGAACTGGTAAAGGTTACTCCGTTCTTGAAATTATCCAAAATATGGAAAAAGCAGTGGGACGTCCTATTCCTTACCGCATCGTAGAACGCCGCCCAGGTGATATCGCTGCCTGCTACTCAGACCCAGCAAAAGCCAAAGCAGAGCTCGGATGGGAAGCAGAACTCGACATCACCCAAATGTGTGAAGACGCATGGCGTTGGCAAAGCAAGCATCCAAATGGATTTGAAGACTAA
- the cmk gene encoding (d)CMP kinase, protein MKTIQIAIDGPASSGKSTVAKIVAKDFGYTYLDTGAMYRAATYIALKHQLDAGNVDQLLELLNQHPISFGRSETGEQLVFVGDVDITHPIRENEVTNKVSSIAAIPEVREKLVSLQQEIAQQGGIVMDGRDIGTVVLPQAELKIFLVASVEERAERRYKENIVKGIETDLETLKEEIAARDYKDSHRETSPLKQAEDAVYLDTTGLSIQEVVEKIESEAKKYLS, encoded by the coding sequence ATGAAGACAATTCAAATTGCTATCGATGGTCCGGCTTCGAGTGGTAAGAGTACGGTCGCAAAGATTGTCGCTAAGGATTTTGGTTACACTTATCTCGATACGGGTGCTATGTACCGTGCTGCGACTTATATAGCGCTCAAACACCAGTTGGATGCAGGAAATGTAGATCAACTTCTCGAGCTTCTTAACCAACACCCCATTAGTTTTGGTCGTTCAGAAACTGGTGAGCAACTTGTTTTTGTAGGAGATGTTGATATTACGCATCCGATTCGTGAAAATGAAGTGACCAACAAGGTTTCAAGCATTGCTGCCATTCCTGAGGTGCGTGAGAAACTGGTTTCGCTCCAGCAAGAGATTGCTCAGCAAGGTGGTATCGTCATGGATGGGCGTGATATCGGGACAGTTGTTTTACCACAAGCTGAACTCAAGATTTTCTTAGTGGCTTCTGTTGAAGAAAGAGCAGAGCGTCGTTACAAGGAAAATATTGTTAAAGGGATTGAAACAGACCTTGAAACGTTGAAAGAAGAGATTGCGGCGCGTGACTACAAGGATAGTCATCGTGAAACCTCACCTCTCAAACAGGCTGAGGATGCAGTTTACCTTGACACAACTGGACTAAGTATCCAAGAAGTGGTCGAAAAAATCGAATCAGAAGCAAAAAAATATTTGTCCTAG
- a CDS encoding lysophospholipid acyltransferase family protein, whose protein sequence is MFYTYLRGLVMLILWSINGNAHYHNTDKIPSKDENYILVAPHRTWWDPVYMAFATKPKQFIFMAKKELFNNRIFGWWIRMCGAFPIDRENPSASAIKYPINVLKKSDRSLIMFPSGSRHSTDVKGGVALIAKMAKVRIMPVTYTGPMTLKGLVSRERVDMNFGNPIDISDIKKMNDEGIEMVADRIQAEFQRLDEETKQWHNDKKPNPLWWFIRIPALILAVVVGILTIIFTFIASFIWNPDKKREKLG, encoded by the coding sequence ATGTTTTATACTTATTTGCGTGGACTAGTCATGCTGATCTTGTGGTCCATCAACGGCAATGCCCACTACCACAATACTGATAAAATCCCTAGTAAAGATGAAAACTATATCCTGGTCGCACCTCATCGTACCTGGTGGGATCCAGTTTACATGGCTTTTGCGACCAAACCAAAACAATTCATCTTTATGGCTAAAAAAGAGCTTTTTAACAACCGCATCTTTGGCTGGTGGATTCGTATGTGTGGGGCCTTTCCTATCGACCGGGAAAATCCTAGCGCCTCTGCTATCAAATACCCTATCAATGTCCTCAAAAAAAGTGACCGTTCCCTTATCATGTTTCCTAGTGGTAGTCGCCACTCGACAGATGTCAAAGGCGGAGTTGCTCTGATTGCCAAGATGGCTAAGGTCCGTATCATGCCAGTTACCTATACTGGTCCCATGACCTTGAAAGGTTTGGTTAGCCGTGAACGTGTCGATATGAACTTTGGAAACCCTATCGATATCTCAGACATCAAGAAAATGAATGATGAAGGGATTGAAATGGTTGCAGACCGCATCCAAGCTGAATTCCAACGTTTAGACGAAGAAACCAAGCAATGGCACAATGATAAAAAACCAAACCCACTCTGGTGGTTTATCCGCATCCCTGCCCTCATCCTTGCTGTGGTTGTTGGTATCCTAACGATTATCTTTACCTTCATCGCAAGCTTTATCTGGAATCCAGATAAGAAGAGAGAGAAACTTGGTTAA
- a CDS encoding Nif3-like dinuclear metal center hexameric protein: protein MLASEVIQAYEAFCPQEFSMEGDSRGLQIGTLDKDIQSVMVALDIREETVAEAIEKGVDLIIVKHAPIFRPIKDLIASRPQNQIYIDLIKHDIAVYVSHTNIDIVENGLNDWFCQMLGIEETTYLQETGPERGIGRIGDIQPQTFGAFAQYVKQVFGLDSLRMVHYQESDLKKPISRVAICGGSGQSFYSDALAKGADVYITGDIYYHTAQDMLSDGLLALDPGHYIEVLFVEKIAALLTQWKEEKGWTIDIVPSQASTNPFHHI from the coding sequence ATGCTAGCAAGTGAAGTAATACAAGCTTATGAAGCCTTTTGCCCTCAGGAATTTTCAATGGAGGGTGACAGTCGTGGCCTGCAAATTGGCACTTTGGATAAGGATATCCAAAGTGTCATGGTAGCTCTCGATATTCGTGAAGAAACGGTGGCTGAAGCCATTGAAAAGGGTGTGGATTTGATTATCGTTAAGCACGCGCCAATTTTCCGTCCTATCAAGGATCTGATAGCCAGCCGTCCGCAAAATCAGATTTACATCGACCTGATCAAGCATGACATTGCCGTTTATGTCAGTCATACTAATATCGATATTGTAGAGAATGGTCTCAATGACTGGTTCTGCCAGATGCTAGGCATTGAGGAGACGACTTATCTCCAGGAAACAGGCCCAGAACGTGGGATTGGGCGTATTGGTGACATTCAACCACAGACTTTTGGAGCATTTGCTCAGTATGTCAAGCAAGTCTTTGGTCTTGATAGTCTTCGAATGGTGCATTATCAAGAGAGTGATTTGAAGAAGCCTATTTCAAGAGTGGCCATCTGTGGTGGCAGTGGGCAGTCTTTCTACTCTGATGCTTTAGCAAAGGGGGCAGATGTTTATATCACTGGCGATATCTACTATCACACAGCTCAGGATATGCTGTCTGATGGCCTGTTAGCGCTGGACCCAGGTCACTATATCGAAGTGCTTTTTGTGGAAAAAATCGCTGCACTTCTTACTCAATGGAAGGAAGAGAAGGGCTGGACAATCGATATTGTACCTAGTCAAGCATCGACCAATCCTTTCCACCATATCTAG
- a CDS encoding cation-translocating P-type ATPase, with translation MDKNKIMGLTQREVKERQAQGLVNDFTASASTSTWQIIKRNVFTLFNALNFAIALALAFVQAWSNLVFFAVICFNAFSGIVTELRAKHMVDKLNLMTKEKVKTIRDGQDIAINPEELVLGDVIRLSAGEQIPSDAQVLEGFAEVNEAMLTGESDLVQKEVDALLLSGSFLASGSVLAQVHHVGAENYASKLMLEAKTVKPINSRIMKSLDKLAGFTGKIIIPFGLALLLEALILKGLPLKSSVVNSSTALLGMLPKGIALLTITSLLTAVIKLGLKKVLVQEMYSVETLARVDMLCLDKTGTITQGKMQVEAVLPLTETYGDEAITNILTSYIAHSEDKNPTAQAIRQRFQGKVAYPMISNLPFSSDRKWGAMELEGLGTVFLGAPEMLLDSEVPEAREALERGSRVLVLALSQEKLDHHKPQKPSDIQALALLEILDPIREGAAETLDYLRSQEVGLKIISGDNPVTVSSIAQKAGFADYHSYVDCSKITDEELIAMAEETAIFGRVSPHQKKLIIQTLKKAGHTTAMTGDGVNDILALREADCSIVMAEGDPATRQIANLVLLNSDFNDVPEILFEGRRVVNNIAHIAPIFLIKTIYSFLLAVICIASVLLGRSEWILIFPFIPIQITMIDQFVEGFPPFVLTFERNIKPVEPNFLRKSMLRALPSALMVVFSVLFVKIFGSSQGWSEIEISTLLYYLLGSIGFLSVFRACMPFTLWRVLLIVWSVGGFLATALFPKIQKLLEISTLTGQTLPVYGAMMLVFTVIFILTSRYQSRK, from the coding sequence ATGGATAAAAATAAGATAATGGGATTAACCCAAAGAGAAGTCAAGGAAAGACAGGCTCAAGGTTTGGTCAATGACTTTACCGCATCAGCCAGTACCAGTACTTGGCAAATCATCAAACGAAATGTTTTTACACTTTTTAACGCGTTGAACTTTGCCATTGCCTTGGCGCTAGCTTTTGTGCAGGCTTGGAGCAATTTGGTCTTCTTTGCTGTTATCTGCTTTAACGCTTTTTCTGGAATTGTGACCGAACTACGGGCCAAACACATGGTGGACAAGCTCAACCTCATGACCAAGGAAAAGGTCAAAACCATTCGTGATGGTCAGGATATTGCCATCAATCCAGAAGAATTGGTGCTGGGTGATGTGATTCGTCTGTCGGCTGGGGAGCAGATTCCTAGTGATGCGCAGGTTTTAGAAGGCTTTGCGGAAGTCAATGAAGCCATGTTGACGGGTGAGAGTGATTTGGTGCAAAAGGAAGTTGACGCCTTGCTTTTGTCTGGAAGTTTCTTAGCCAGTGGATCAGTTTTGGCTCAAGTTCACCATGTCGGTGCAGAAAACTATGCTTCCAAACTCATGCTGGAAGCCAAGACTGTTAAACCCATTAACTCCCGTATCATGAAATCGCTGGACAAGCTAGCTGGTTTTACTGGGAAGATTATCATTCCCTTTGGTCTAGCTCTCCTCCTAGAAGCCTTGATTTTAAAGGGTTTGCCCCTCAAGTCATCTGTTGTAAATTCATCGACTGCCCTTTTGGGAATGTTGCCTAAGGGAATCGCCCTTTTGACCATTACTTCGCTCTTGACTGCGGTGATTAAGCTGGGCTTGAAAAAGGTCTTGGTGCAGGAGATGTACTCTGTCGAGACCTTGGCGCGCGTGGATATGCTCTGTCTGGACAAAACGGGCACCATCACCCAAGGAAAGATGCAGGTGGAGGCGGTTCTTCCTCTGACGGAAACTTATGGTGATGAGGCTATTACTAACATTCTGACCAGCTACATAGCTCATAGTGAGGATAAAAATCCAACAGCTCAGGCTATTCGCCAGCGTTTCCAAGGAAAGGTTGCTTACCCTATGATTTCGAATCTTCCTTTCTCAAGCGACCGTAAGTGGGGAGCTATGGAGTTAGAAGGTTTGGGGACGGTTTTTTTAGGGGCACCTGAGATGTTGTTGGACTCTGAAGTCCCTGAAGCCAGAGAGGCCTTGGAGAGAGGCTCGCGTGTCTTAGTCTTGGCTCTCAGTCAGGAAAAACTAGACCATCACAAGCCCCAGAAACCATCTGATATTCAAGCCTTGGCACTGCTGGAGATCTTGGATCCGATTCGAGAAGGAGCGGCTGAGACCCTAGACTATCTTCGTTCCCAGGAAGTAGGCCTCAAGATTATCTCTGGTGATAATCCAGTCACGGTTTCCAGCATTGCCCAGAAGGCTGGTTTTGCAGACTATCACAGCTATGTAGATTGTTCAAAAATCACGGATGAGGAATTGATTGCCATGGCTGAAGAGACAGCTATTTTCGGACGTGTTTCCCCTCATCAAAAGAAACTCATCATCCAAACGCTGAAAAAAGCAGGGCATACAACGGCCATGACAGGGGACGGAGTCAATGATATTCTGGCTCTTCGTGAAGCAGATTGTTCGATTGTAATGGCGGAGGGAGATCCGGCGACTCGTCAGATTGCCAATCTGGTTCTTTTGAACTCAGACTTTAATGATGTTCCTGAGATTCTCTTTGAAGGTCGTCGTGTGGTCAATAACATCGCCCACATCGCACCGATTTTCTTGATTAAGACGATTTATTCCTTCTTGCTTGCGGTGATTTGTATTGCTAGTGTTTTACTAGGGCGGTCTGAGTGGATTTTGATTTTCCCTTTCATTCCGATCCAGATTACCATGATTGACCAATTCGTGGAAGGTTTCCCGCCATTCGTTCTGACTTTTGAGAGAAATATCAAGCCTGTTGAACCAAACTTCCTCAGAAAATCCATGCTTCGTGCCCTACCAAGTGCTCTTATGGTCGTCTTCAGCGTTCTTTTTGTGAAAATATTTGGAAGTAGTCAAGGTTGGTCTGAGATAGAAATCTCAACCCTACTCTATTATCTACTTGGATCAATTGGTTTCTTATCCGTATTTAGAGCCTGCATGCCATTTACCCTCTGGCGTGTCCTCTTGATTGTTTGGTCGGTAGGTGGTTTCCTAGCTACAGCTCTTTTCCCAAAGATCCAAAAGTTGCTTGAAATTTCGACCTTAACAGGACAAACATTACCTGTCTATGGGGCCATGATGTTGGTCTTTACCGTGATTTTCATTCTAACTAGTCGTTACCAATCCAGAAAATAA
- a CDS encoding glycosyltransferase family 2 protein produces the protein MMISIIVPCLNEEEVLPLFYKSVEALLPDLGAEVEYVFVDDGSNDGTLELLKTYREQNPAVRYVSFSRNFGKEAALYAGLQHATGDLVVVMDADLQDPPSMLLEMKALLDQNADLDCVGTRRTSREGEPFFRSFCADLFYRLMQKISPVALPSGVRDFRMMRRSVVDAILTLTESNRFSKGLFAWVGFKTHYLDYPNVERQAGKTSWSFRQLFFYSIEGILNFSDFPLSIAFVAGLLSCFLSFAMTVFVVFRTLILGNPTSGWTSLMAVILFLGGIQLLTIGILGKYISKIYLETKKRPLYLVKEKSDLSIIEGKNNQKRL, from the coding sequence ATGATGATCTCAATCATTGTCCCATGTCTAAACGAAGAGGAAGTACTTCCTCTTTTTTATAAGTCTGTGGAAGCTCTGCTTCCTGACTTGGGAGCAGAAGTCGAATATGTCTTTGTAGACGATGGCTCAAACGATGGGACCTTAGAGCTTTTGAAGACCTATCGGGAGCAAAATCCTGCGGTCCGTTATGTCTCATTCTCACGAAATTTTGGGAAAGAGGCAGCCTTATACGCAGGCTTGCAGCATGCAACTGGAGACCTGGTGGTCGTGATGGATGCAGACCTTCAGGATCCTCCTAGTATGCTACTTGAGATGAAAGCCTTACTAGACCAAAATGCAGACTTGGACTGTGTTGGGACACGGAGAACTAGTCGGGAGGGAGAACCCTTTTTCCGCAGTTTCTGTGCTGACCTCTTTTACCGCCTCATGCAAAAAATTAGCCCAGTGGCTCTACCCTCAGGTGTCCGTGATTTTCGTATGATGAGACGGTCTGTGGTAGATGCTATCTTAACCCTGACCGAATCCAATCGTTTTTCTAAAGGACTCTTTGCCTGGGTGGGTTTTAAAACGCACTATCTTGATTATCCAAACGTTGAACGACAGGCTGGCAAGACCAGTTGGAGTTTTAGACAACTCTTTTTCTACTCGATTGAAGGAATTCTTAACTTTTCAGATTTCCCCTTGAGTATAGCCTTTGTAGCGGGACTTCTATCTTGTTTTCTTTCTTTTGCGATGACAGTTTTTGTAGTGTTTCGGACTCTTATCTTGGGAAATCCGACATCTGGTTGGACCTCTTTGATGGCTGTCATTCTCTTTCTTGGAGGGATTCAACTCCTGACGATTGGGATTCTCGGTAAGTATATCAGTAAGATTTATCTAGAGACCAAAAAAAGACCACTCTATCTCGTCAAAGAAAAAAGTGACCTTTCTATTATTGAAGGAAAAAATAACCAAAAAAGACTATAA
- a CDS encoding tRNA (adenine(22)-N(1))-methyltransferase, whose product MISKRLELVASFVPQGAVLLDVGSDHAYLPIELVERGQIKSAIAGEVVEGPYKSAVKNVESHNLKERIQVRLANGLAAFEEADQVSVITIAGMGGRLIATILKEGLEKLANVERLILQPNNREDDLRIWLQANGFQIVAESILEEAGKFYEILVVESGQMKLSASDVRFGPFLSKEVSPVFVQKWQKEAVKLEFALEQIPEKNLEERQVLVDKIQAIKEVLSC is encoded by the coding sequence ATGATTTCAAAGAGATTAGAATTGGTAGCTTCCTTTGTGCCACAAGGGGCTGTTTTACTAGATGTGGGGAGTGACCATGCTTATCTGCCAATCGAGTTAGTTGAGAGAGGCCAAATCAAAAGCGCCATTGCAGGTGAGGTGGTGGAAGGTCCCTACAAGTCAGCGGTTAAAAATGTTGAAAGTCACAATCTAAAAGAGAGAATTCAAGTCCGTTTAGCCAATGGCTTGGCAGCCTTTGAAGAGGCTGACCAAGTATCGGTTATCACCATTGCTGGTATGGGTGGCCGTTTGATTGCTACCATATTGAAAGAAGGTTTGGAAAAGCTAGCTAATGTAGAGCGTTTAATCCTCCAGCCCAATAATCGTGAAGACGACTTGCGCATTTGGTTGCAAGCCAATGGTTTTCAGATTGTGGCAGAAAGCATTCTAGAAGAAGCAGGCAAATTCTACGAGATTTTGGTGGTGGAATCAGGACAAATGAAGCTATCAGCAAGTGATGTCCGCTTTGGTCCCTTCTTATCCAAAGAAGTCAGCCCAGTTTTTGTCCAAAAATGGCAAAAAGAAGCGGTTAAGCTAGAGTTCGCCCTCGAACAAATCCCAGAAAAAAATCTGGAGGAACGTCAAGTTTTAGTAGATAAAATTCAAGCCATCAAGGAGGTGCTTTCATGCTAG